One Candidatus Atelocyanobacterium thalassa isolate ALOHA genomic window, CGTTAAAGTCAAAGTTATCTTCTTCTCAAGAACAAGAAGTTCGCATTGATATATTACCTATGATAGATGTGATCTTTTGCATTTTAACTTTTTTTATTTTGGGAATAGTTGGTCTTTCTCGACAACAATCTATCAATTTAGATTTACCTCAAGCTAGTTCAGCCAAACCCCAAGTACAAAAAATGATGACAGTTAATTTAAACAGCTCTAATAAACTTTATATTGATACAAAACCAGTCACACATAATCAATTATTTAATTCTATTAAAAATTATCGAGAATTAAACCCTGAAGGATTAGTAGTGCTACG contains:
- a CDS encoding ExbD/TolR family protein, whose translation is MNNKNRLIKKYNSRVNSHSLKSKLSSSQEQEVRIDILPMIDVIFCILTFFILGIVGLSRQQSINLDLPQASSAKPQVQKMMTVNLNSSNKLYIDTKPVTHNQLFNSIKNYRELNPEGLVVLRASKKSSYNQVVQVLDILKEVGEDNVALATSFKEKEIFMNKDKSLPNTNFSNPIKNVR